The Pirellulales bacterium region TTCTTTCGGCAACAATACGCGCTGTAACGAATGCACCTGTGAGCGTTCGAGTATCGCCGGTTTTTTTCCGGGGTTGCTTGGCCGCGGGACTGATCTCGGTCGAGAGCGTTCGGTTTGCCGGGCGCTGTCGTGATTTCTGCCCACCGAAAGCTCCCCGGCGGAGCTGCCAGGCTAAGGAGCAGGCCGGTCTTCAGGGAATACGTCGCGTATGAATCGCAACCGGTCCAAGTTCTATCTCGCCGGGATTCTCTTGGCGGTGGGCACGGCCTTCGGCCTGCTGCTGCACTTTCCAACCGCCGGCCTGGCCGAGCGCAACGGGGATTACCGTACCGTCGCCGCGAACAGCCGTGACCAGCAGTTCGACGCGCTGGCTCACGAGGTTCAGCTCTTCCAACGCCAGGCGAACATTCTCAAGACCGTGATCAAGCTCGTCAGCCCCACGGTCGTCCACATCGATGCCGAGCGTGCCGAGACCCCGGGTCGTCCTAAACGGGGTATGGTCGAGGAAGCCGGATCGGGCGTCATCGTCGAGATGGGGGGCAAATGCTATGTGCTGACCAACCGGCACGTGATCAAGGATCACGGCCGTACCGACATCAAGATTCGTTTGTTTGATAACAACGTGCTGACGCCCGAAAAGATCTGGTCCGATCCCGATACCGATATCGCGCTGATGCTCGTCGCGGCCGAAGATTTGATCCCGGCCCGCATCGGCGACAGCGACGAAGTCGACATCGGTGACGCCGTGCTGGCCTTGGGCAGCCCGTTCGGATTGAGCCGGTCGGTGACGTACGGAATCATCAGCGCCAAGGGGCGGCGTGATTTGAAACTCGGCGACCAAGGTGTGCGCTTTCAGGACTTCCTGCAAACCGATGCCGCCATCAATCCGGGCAACAGCGGCGGACCGCTAATCAACACGCGCGGCGAAGTCGTGGGTGTGAACACGGCCATCGTCAGCAATTCCGGTGGCTTTGAGGGCATCGGCTTTAGCATCCCCATCAACATGGTGATGCGCGTGGCTCATCAACTTGTCGAGCATGGGACAGTCGTGCGCGCCTTCTTGGGCGTGCGATACGACAAAGAATTCGACGCCGCGGCGGCCGCGAAGCTGGGACTTCCTCGGCCCTATGGTGCGCGGGTCGAAGTGCTGACCGAAGGGGGGCCGGCCGAGGCGGCTAGGCTGCTGGTGGACGATATCATCCTGAGCTTCGACGGCATCGAAGTCGAAGACGGAATCCACCTGGTAAACCTCGTCAGCATGACCGAGGTCGGCAAGGAAGTGCCCGTCATCGTGTGGCGCAACGGGCGCGAGGTCAAAGTCACGGCCAAGGTCGGAGACGCGACCAAATACGTGAAAAACACAGCCGTCGACGCCTTGCGTTAGGCTGTATTCTCAGAGTTCAGGATCCTGCTTGCTCGGCAGGCAACATCGCGGGATTCCCCGGCGGTGTGCTGGACCCAATAGGGCCAAGATCCAGGACGCCTGGCCCGAATCTCAGTGGATTGCCGGGTGTCAGCCGGCGTGTGCCGCTTCCGCGATGCCGCGAATGATCACGTCCATGACGGCGGCCACGTCGACTTTTGTGGCGACGTAAAGATTGTGCCTCCACTGCGGCACGGGACGGTGATCGAAGACAATCGCGCCTGTGGTCAACTCGCCCTGCGTTTCGACATCGGCGGCCATCCGCTCGGTCGTGAATAGTTCGGGATGCAACGAAGCGACAAATGCCACTGTATCGTGCAGGTACATCCCTTCCAGGCCATACTCCTGGCGGTGCGTGCGGAAGGCGTAAGGCAGAATGCGTCGCAGAAATCTCCCGACCTTGGTCGACTCCGGCGGCAATCGATCCAACTCACCGAACGTCATCACGACTTGCTTGGTGACGTCGAGCGGAATCAATGTCATGGTCGTGGGCTGCCGCATGACATCTCGTGCCGCTTGAGGATCGCAAAACATGTTGAACTCGGCGGCAGGAGTGACATTCCCTCCGCCAATGGCTCCGCCCATGATCACCATTTGGCCCACCTGGCCCGGTAGTCCAGGATCGCGACGAAAGGCCCCGGCCAGGTTGGTCAATGGGCCCAGGCAGACAATGGTGACCTCCTCGGGGGCAGCACGGACCTCGTCGGCGATGACTTTGGCCGCCGGATGCAGGTGATGCAGTTCAGAGACGGCGAAGCCGCTGTTGCCCAGTCCATCGGCGCCGTAGATATGGCAATTGTCGGCCGGCAGCGTACGATCTGGCAGCGTCGGGGCACCAACCCGCGGCCAGCGCGGCGGATCGAGATTCTCGATAATGGTCTGAACATTGCGGCCGGCGCGCTCAGGCGACACGCTACCCCCCACGGCGGTTACCGCCAGAACCTCGACGCGCGGCTCGAACAGCGCGATCGTCAGTGCCAGGGCATCGTCAATGCCTGGGTCGACGTCCAGAATAATCTTTCGAAGGACCAACCGACCGCCTCCTTGACTGGCAAGCTGTTCCGCGAGCGAATTGTAGGTGGGAATCGCGGTCCAAACAAGAGTAGCACGTGGCACGGCAACTGCCGATTCGTTGACAGCCTTCCCGTCGATTACAACAGAGAGTGTGGCTGGGATCGCCGCACGGTCTGACGATTACCCTGGAGGATTC contains the following coding sequences:
- a CDS encoding trypsin-like peptidase domain-containing protein, whose amino-acid sequence is MNRNRSKFYLAGILLAVGTAFGLLLHFPTAGLAERNGDYRTVAANSRDQQFDALAHEVQLFQRQANILKTVIKLVSPTVVHIDAERAETPGRPKRGMVEEAGSGVIVEMGGKCYVLTNRHVIKDHGRTDIKIRLFDNNVLTPEKIWSDPDTDIALMLVAAEDLIPARIGDSDEVDIGDAVLALGSPFGLSRSVTYGIISAKGRRDLKLGDQGVRFQDFLQTDAAINPGNSGGPLINTRGEVVGVNTAIVSNSGGFEGIGFSIPINMVMRVAHQLVEHGTVVRAFLGVRYDKEFDAAAAAKLGLPRPYGARVEVLTEGGPAEAARLLVDDIILSFDGIEVEDGIHLVNLVSMTEVGKEVPVIVWRNGREVKVTAKVGDATKYVKNTAVDALR
- a CDS encoding nucleoside hydrolase; its protein translation is MVLRKIILDVDPGIDDALALTIALFEPRVEVLAVTAVGGSVSPERAGRNVQTIIENLDPPRWPRVGAPTLPDRTLPADNCHIYGADGLGNSGFAVSELHHLHPAAKVIADEVRAAPEEVTIVCLGPLTNLAGAFRRDPGLPGQVGQMVIMGGAIGGGNVTPAAEFNMFCDPQAARDVMRQPTTMTLIPLDVTKQVVMTFGELDRLPPESTKVGRFLRRILPYAFRTHRQEYGLEGMYLHDTVAFVASLHPELFTTERMAADVETQGELTTGAIVFDHRPVPQWRHNLYVATKVDVAAVMDVIIRGIAEAAHAG